One segment of Chionomys nivalis chromosome 1, mChiNiv1.1, whole genome shotgun sequence DNA contains the following:
- the Rtkn gene encoding rhotekin isoform X9 yields MFSRNHRSRVTVARGSALEMEFKRGRFRLSVFSDPPEDTELQRKLDHEIRMREGACKLLAACSQREQALEATKSLLLCNSRILSYMGELQRRKEAQVLEKTGRRPSDSVPPPERSPCRGRVCISDLRIPLMWKDTEYFKNKGDLHRWAVFLLLQLGEQIQDTEMVLVDRTLTDISFQNNVLFAEAGPDFELRLELYGASVEEEGALAGAPKRLATKLSSSLGRSSGKRVRASLDSAGGSGNSPILLPTPAVGGPRFHLLAHTTLTLAAVQDGFRTHDLTLAGHEENPDWLPLYGSVCCRLAAQPLCMTQPTASGTLRVQQAGELQNGTLVHGVLKGTNLFCYGRSEDADTGQEPRFTVAINKETRVRAGELEQAREWPFTLSISNRYGDDEVTNTLRVESREALQNWMEALWQLFFDMSQWKHCCDEVMKIEAPAPRKPPQALTKQGSLYHEMGT; encoded by the exons GACACGGAGTTACAGAGGAAACTAGACCATGAGATCCGGATGAGGGAAGGGGCCTGCAAGCTGCTGGCGGCCTGCTCCCAGCGAGAGCAGGCTCTGGAGGCCACCAAGAGTCTGCTGCTGTGCAACAGCCGGATTCTCAGCTACATGGGCGAACTGCAGAGGCGCAAGGAGGCCCAGGTGCTGGAGAAGACAGGCCGGCG ACCTTCCGACAGTGTGCCGCCCCCTGAGCGTTCCCCTTGCCGTGGCCGGGTCTGCATCTCTG ACCTCCGGATCCCACTCATGTGGAAGGACACGGAGTATTTCAAGAACAAAGGCG aCCTGCACCgctgggctgtgttcctgctgctgcaGCTCGGGGAACAGATTCAGGACACAGAGATGGTCCTGGTGGACAGGACGCTCACAGACATCTCTTTTCAGAACAATGTGCTCTT TGCTGAGGCAGGGCCGGACTTTGAACTGCGGCTGGAGCTGTATGGGGCCTCTGTAGAAGAGGAGGGGGCCCTGGCTGGTGCCCCCAAGAGGCTTGCCACCAAACTCAGCAGCTCCCTGGGCCGTTCCTCGGGGAAGCGTGTCAGGGCATCGCTGGATAGTGCTGGGGGCTCCGGGAACAGTCCCATCCTGCTGCCCACCCCAGCTGTGGG GGGTCCTCGGTTCCACCTCTTGGCCCATACCACTCTCACCTTAGCTGCCGTGCAAGATGGATTCCGTACACATGACCTCACCCTCGCCGGTCatg AGGAGAACCCTGACTGGCTGCCCCTTTATGGTAGCGTGTGTTGCCGCCTGGCAGCCCAGCCTCTCTGCATGACTCAGCCCACTGCAAGTGGTACCCTCAGGGTGCAG CAAGCTGGGGAGCTACAGAATGGGACACTCGTGCACGGAGTCCTGAAAGGCACAAACCTCTTCTGTTACGGGAGATCCGAAGATGCAGACACCGGGCAAGAACCACGGTTTACTGTCGCCATCAACAAG GAGACTAGAGTCCGGGCAGGGGAGCTGGAGCAGGCCCGGGAATGGCCTTTCACCCTCAGCATCAGCAACCGCTACGGAGATGACGAGGTGACCAACACCCTCCGGGTAGAGAGCAGAGAAGCCCTGCAGAACTGGATGGAGGCGCTGTGGCAGCTCTTCTTTGACATGA GTCAGTGGAAGCACTGCTGTGATGAAGTCATGAAAATCGAAGCTCCTGCACCCCGGAAACCCCCACAAGCACTGACCAAGCAGGGGTCCTTATACCATGAGATGG
- the Rtkn gene encoding rhotekin isoform X6 produces the protein MFSRNHRSRVTVARGSALEMEFKRGRFRLSVFSDPPEDTELQRKLDHEIRMREGACKLLAACSQREQALEATKSLLLCNSRILSYMGELQRRKEAQVLEKTGRRPSDSVPPPERSPCRGRVCISDLRIPLMWKDTEYFKNKGDLHRWAVFLLLQLGEQIQDTEMVLVDRTLTDISFQNNVLFAEAGPDFELRLELYGASVEEEGALAGAPKRLATKLSSSLGRSSGKRVRASLDSAGGSGNSPILLPTPAVGGPRFHLLAHTTLTLAAVQDGFRTHDLTLAGHEENPDWLPLYGSVCCRLAAQPLCMTQPTASGTLRVQQAGELQNGTLVHGVLKGTNLFCYGRSEDADTGQEPRFTVAINKETRVRAGELEQAREWPFTLSISNRYGDDEVTNTLRVESREALQNWMEALWQLFFDMSQWKHCCDEVMKIEAPAPRKPPQALTKQGSLYHEMVLSEPVASGGPGEGLLLQNNAISAEIRALLSSYYSDR, from the exons GACACGGAGTTACAGAGGAAACTAGACCATGAGATCCGGATGAGGGAAGGGGCCTGCAAGCTGCTGGCGGCCTGCTCCCAGCGAGAGCAGGCTCTGGAGGCCACCAAGAGTCTGCTGCTGTGCAACAGCCGGATTCTCAGCTACATGGGCGAACTGCAGAGGCGCAAGGAGGCCCAGGTGCTGGAGAAGACAGGCCGGCG ACCTTCCGACAGTGTGCCGCCCCCTGAGCGTTCCCCTTGCCGTGGCCGGGTCTGCATCTCTG ACCTCCGGATCCCACTCATGTGGAAGGACACGGAGTATTTCAAGAACAAAGGCG aCCTGCACCgctgggctgtgttcctgctgctgcaGCTCGGGGAACAGATTCAGGACACAGAGATGGTCCTGGTGGACAGGACGCTCACAGACATCTCTTTTCAGAACAATGTGCTCTT TGCTGAGGCAGGGCCGGACTTTGAACTGCGGCTGGAGCTGTATGGGGCCTCTGTAGAAGAGGAGGGGGCCCTGGCTGGTGCCCCCAAGAGGCTTGCCACCAAACTCAGCAGCTCCCTGGGCCGTTCCTCGGGGAAGCGTGTCAGGGCATCGCTGGATAGTGCTGGGGGCTCCGGGAACAGTCCCATCCTGCTGCCCACCCCAGCTGTGGG GGGTCCTCGGTTCCACCTCTTGGCCCATACCACTCTCACCTTAGCTGCCGTGCAAGATGGATTCCGTACACATGACCTCACCCTCGCCGGTCatg AGGAGAACCCTGACTGGCTGCCCCTTTATGGTAGCGTGTGTTGCCGCCTGGCAGCCCAGCCTCTCTGCATGACTCAGCCCACTGCAAGTGGTACCCTCAGGGTGCAG CAAGCTGGGGAGCTACAGAATGGGACACTCGTGCACGGAGTCCTGAAAGGCACAAACCTCTTCTGTTACGGGAGATCCGAAGATGCAGACACCGGGCAAGAACCACGGTTTACTGTCGCCATCAACAAG GAGACTAGAGTCCGGGCAGGGGAGCTGGAGCAGGCCCGGGAATGGCCTTTCACCCTCAGCATCAGCAACCGCTACGGAGATGACGAGGTGACCAACACCCTCCGGGTAGAGAGCAGAGAAGCCCTGCAGAACTGGATGGAGGCGCTGTGGCAGCTCTTCTTTGACATGA GTCAGTGGAAGCACTGCTGTGATGAAGTCATGAAAATCGAAGCTCCTGCACCCCGGAAACCCCCACAAGCACTGACCAAGCAGGGGTCCTTATACCATGAGATGG TCTTATCAGAGCCTGTGGCCTCAGGGGGTCCCGGTGAGGGGCTGCTCCTGCAGAACAATGCCATCTCAGCTGAGATTCGGGCCTTGCTTTCTTCATATTACAGTGACAGGTGA